TGGTCAGGGCCCGGTCGATGTCGGGGCCCAGGTACCAGTCGCCGGTGTGGTCGACGCTGTAGATCCGGCCTTCGGTGTCGATGGCGAGGACCGCCTGGGCCTCGCCCTCCTCGCCGAGCGGGGACATCTCGGTGCCCAGTGCGCGGCCGAGGTCCGCGAGCGTACGGGCGAGGTGGAGTCCGCAGAGCGGGTCGAAGCGGATCTCGGCGGGGGCCGTCTGGCGGCCGGGTCCCGGCGCCGTGATGCCGAGCCCGCCGAACTCCGCCCAGGCTTCGACGGCCGCGGGGAACACCTGGTGGCGGTGGCCGGCGGGGGAGGCGTACTCGCGCAGGGCGTCGGCCCACTGTTCGGCCTGGCGGATGTCCCAGCGGCCCGGCTGCCAGCCGGCTTCGCGCAGGGCGCTCTCGACGGAGGCCGGGAAGCGGGTGACGGAGGGGGGTGGAGCGGTGGCGTCGTGCATCGGGTGGTGCTCAGCCCTTCTCGGCGGCGTCGGTGGCGGGGTCGACCGCGCGGACGCCGAAGTGGGCGAGCATGGCCGTACAGGTGCGGCAGGGCGGTGCGTAGCTGCCGTGCAGCGGGTCGCCGTCCTCGCGGATGCGGCGGGCGGTGATCTTGGCGTGCTTGAGGGTACGCCGGGCCTCGCCTGAGGTGAGCGGTTTGCGGGCGGCCCGTTTCGTACGGGAGGACTCGGCCGCGGCGAGGTGGCGGGAGAGCAGGATCGCTTCGGGGCAGCGCCCGGTGAAGCGTTCGCGCTGGCCGCTGGTGAGGGTGTCGAGGAAGTCCTGGACGAGGTGGTGGAGCGCGGGCGGCTGGTCGCCCTTGCCCGCGGTCGCGGTCAGGGTGTCGGCGCCGCGTACGGACAGGGCGGCGGCGACGGTGGGCAGGATTCCGTCGCGGCGGTGGCGCAGGGTGGGAGGCGGGGTTGCCGCGCTGCCCCAGTTGAGGCGCGGGTCCCCTGATGTGGCTGACGGTGACGGTGGTGCGGTGTGCATGGTCGTACCTTCCCTCCCACTTTGCTGCGAGCCCCCGAGTTCGCAGGGGGCCAGCCTGCCAAATGAGGCTGGGGATGCGGAAGCTGGGGCCGTGGATCGCGTGTTGCGCGGAGGGTTGTTTCGGCGCTGGGTCACTCCGGTGTGACGGTTCGTTACGGAAGCGGAGGGGCGGTTCTCCCTCTTGCCGTACCGCATAGGCTGTGGTCAACACGCCGGACGCAGCAGGGGGCAACCGCCATGACGACAGGTCGGCTCGGGCAGCAAGCCGCGCCACCGAACGCGGCTTATGCCGGGCAGGTCGTGAATTTCCCGGACCCGGTCCGGGCCGCGCGCCACCCTCGGGGTGTGCGGGTGGACAGCGACGGCTTCCCGGTTTTCGCGCCGTTCGCGCGCGCCGCCGCCGAGATTGCCGACCCTCCTGAGGGTTTTGGCGTCGATGAGCTCCGGCTGACGGACTATGTGTCCGCCAATGCCGCGATGGCCGCCGACGGGCATGAGCTGTGGGGCACGATTCCGGCGGTGGCGACGCCGCACGGCTGGACGTGGCATCACGTGCCGGGTTCGCGGAGGCTGGAGCTCGTTCCCGTGGAGGTGAAGGCGCTGTTGCGTCATCACGGCGGGATCGCGACGGCTGCCGTGGACCAGGCGAAGCGCGGGACGCGTCCGCTGCAGGAGACGCGGCCGGTGCACTTCGCGGTGCCGAAGGGCGCGGTGGCGGTGACGGAGCAGCAGATCCTCGGCGCGGAGGAGGATCTGGGGTACCGGCTGCCGGGGGCGTACAGGTCGTTCCTGAAGGCCGCGGGCGGGTGTGCGCCGGTGGGCGCCGCTCTGGACGCGGAGTTGGGGCTGCTGGTGGACCAGCCGTTCTTCTCCGTGCGGGACGAGGCCGCGGTCAACGATCTGGTGTACGTCAACAAGTGTCTGCGCGATCACCTGACGAAGGACTTTCTGGGTGTCGCGTTCGTGCAGGGCGGTCTGGTGGCCGTGAAGGTGAGGGGTTCCGGGGCCGGTTCGGTCTGGTTCTGTGCGTACGACGATGTGCGGGACGTGGATCCCGCGTGGTCGCCGGCCGAGCGCGTGGAGCGGCTGCTGATGCCGTGCGGTGAGGACTTCGACGCGTTCCTGGCGCGGTTGGCGGGCAATCCGCCGGAGCTGGAGACGGTGGCGAATCTGATGGTGGACG
The sequence above is drawn from the Streptomyces sp. NBC_01465 genome and encodes:
- a CDS encoding SUKH-3 domain-containing protein — protein: MHDATAPPPSVTRFPASVESALREAGWQPGRWDIRQAEQWADALREYASPAGHRHQVFPAAVEAWAEFGGLGITAPGPGRQTAPAEIRFDPLCGLHLARTLADLGRALGTEMSPLGEEGEAQAVLAIDTEGRIYSVDHTGDWYLGPDIDRALTTLITGVQPIRLTSD
- a CDS encoding SMI1/KNR4 family protein produces the protein MTTGRLGQQAAPPNAAYAGQVVNFPDPVRAARHPRGVRVDSDGFPVFAPFARAAAEIADPPEGFGVDELRLTDYVSANAAMAADGHELWGTIPAVATPHGWTWHHVPGSRRLELVPVEVKALLRHHGGIATAAVDQAKRGTRPLQETRPVHFAVPKGAVAVTEQQILGAEEDLGYRLPGAYRSFLKAAGGCAPVGAALDAELGLLVDQPFFSVRDEAAVNDLVYVNKCLRDHLTKDFLGVAFVQGGLVAVKVRGSGAGSVWFCAYDDVRDVDPAWSPAERVERLLMPCGEDFDAFLARLAGNPPELETVANLMVDGGFARAVPVGE
- a CDS encoding YwqJ-related putative deaminase, whose translation is MHTAPPSPSATSGDPRLNWGSAATPPPTLRHRRDGILPTVAAALSVRGADTLTATAGKGDQPPALHHLVQDFLDTLTSGQRERFTGRCPEAILLSRHLAAAESSRTKRAARKPLTSGEARRTLKHAKITARRIREDGDPLHGSYAPPCRTCTAMLAHFGVRAVDPATDAAEKG